Proteins found in one Neurospora crassa OR74A linkage group II, whole genome shotgun sequence genomic segment:
- a CDS encoding diphthamide biosynthesis protein 3: MSDEEYSIYDEVEIEDMTYDPALQTYSYPCPCGDKFEIALADLQDGQDIAVCPSCSLMVRVIFEVDNLPKAPDAAASIAVSA; this comes from the exons ATGTCCGACGAAGAATACTCCATCTACGACGAAGTCGAAATCGAAGACATGACCTACGACCCAGCGCTGCAGACGTATTCGTACCCCTGCCCATGCGGCGACAAGTTCGAGATTGCGCTCGCCGACCTCCAGGACGGTCAGGACATTGCCGTTTGCCCGAGCTGTAGCTTGATGGTCAGGGTCATTTTTGAAGTT GATAACCTCCCCAAGGCACCGGATGCCGCGGCGTCTATTGCTGTTTCCGCTTAA